A portion of the Streptomyces platensis genome contains these proteins:
- a CDS encoding ATP-dependent DNA helicase produces the protein MTKPSLPDLLHAAVTAVGGTERPGQVAMAEAVAEAVDDQAHLLVQAGTGTGKSLGYLVPALAHGERVVVATATLALQRQLVERDLPRTVEALHPLLRRRPEFAMLKGRSNYLCLHRLHEGVPQEEEDGLFDVFEQATPTSKLGKDLLRLRDWADETETGDRDALTPGVSDRAWGQVSVSSRECLGASKCAYGAECFAEAARERAKLADVVVTNHALLAIDAIEGAPVLPQHEVLIIDEAHELVSRVTGVATGELTPGQVNRAVRRAAKLVNEKAADQLQTASETFERLMELALPGRLEEIPEDLGYCLMALRDAARTVISALGSTRDKSVQDEDAVRKQALASLENVHAVAERIANGSEYDVVWYERHDRFGASLRVAPLSVSGLLREKLFDDRSVTLTSATLKLGGDFNGVAASLGLAPEGTEGEDVPLWKGLDVGSPFDYSKQGILYVAKHLAQPGREGSRTDMLDELTELIEAAGGRTLGLFSSMRAAQAAAEELRGRLDLPILLQGEETLGELIRTFAEDARTCLFGTLSLWQGVDVPGANCQLVVMDRVPFPRPDDPLMSARQKAVEEAGGNGFMAVAATHAALLMAQGAGRLVRATGDRGVVAVLDPRVERARYGSFLRKSMPEFWYTTDRNQVRRSLAAIDAAAKTPQADA, from the coding sequence ATGACAAAGCCCTCCCTCCCCGATCTGCTGCACGCCGCCGTCACCGCCGTCGGCGGCACCGAGCGCCCCGGCCAGGTGGCGATGGCCGAGGCCGTCGCCGAGGCCGTGGACGACCAGGCCCACCTGCTGGTGCAGGCCGGCACCGGCACCGGCAAGTCCCTCGGCTATCTGGTCCCGGCGCTCGCCCATGGCGAGAGAGTGGTGGTCGCCACGGCCACCCTGGCGCTCCAGCGCCAGCTCGTGGAGCGCGATCTGCCGCGGACGGTCGAGGCCCTGCATCCGCTGCTGCGCCGCCGCCCGGAATTCGCCATGCTCAAGGGCCGCTCGAACTACCTGTGTCTGCACCGCCTCCATGAGGGTGTCCCGCAGGAAGAGGAGGACGGCCTCTTCGACGTGTTCGAGCAGGCGACGCCCACCAGCAAGCTCGGCAAGGACCTGCTGCGACTGCGCGACTGGGCGGACGAGACCGAGACCGGCGACCGCGACGCGCTGACCCCCGGGGTCTCCGACCGCGCCTGGGGCCAGGTCTCGGTCTCCTCCCGGGAGTGCCTGGGTGCCTCGAAGTGTGCGTACGGGGCGGAGTGCTTCGCCGAGGCCGCCAGGGAGCGCGCCAAGCTCGCCGACGTGGTCGTCACCAACCACGCGCTGCTCGCCATCGACGCCATCGAGGGCGCCCCGGTCCTCCCGCAGCACGAGGTCCTGATCATCGACGAGGCCCATGAGCTGGTCTCCCGGGTCACCGGCGTCGCCACCGGCGAGCTCACCCCCGGCCAGGTCAACCGCGCCGTCCGCCGGGCCGCCAAGCTCGTCAACGAGAAGGCCGCGGACCAGCTCCAGACGGCGTCGGAGACCTTCGAACGCCTCATGGAGCTGGCCCTGCCCGGCCGCCTGGAGGAGATCCCCGAGGATCTGGGCTACTGCCTGATGGCGCTGCGGGACGCGGCCCGTACGGTCATCTCGGCGCTCGGTTCGACCCGCGACAAGTCGGTCCAGGACGAGGACGCCGTCCGCAAGCAGGCCCTCGCCTCGCTGGAGAACGTCCACGCCGTCGCCGAGCGCATCGCGAACGGCTCCGAGTACGACGTGGTCTGGTACGAGCGCCATGACCGCTTCGGCGCGTCCCTCCGGGTGGCGCCGCTGTCCGTCTCGGGCCTGCTGCGCGAGAAGCTCTTCGACGACCGCTCGGTGACCCTCACCTCCGCCACCCTCAAACTGGGCGGCGACTTCAACGGGGTCGCCGCCTCCCTGGGGCTGGCCCCCGAGGGCACGGAGGGCGAGGACGTCCCGCTCTGGAAGGGCCTCGATGTCGGCTCCCCCTTCGACTACTCGAAGCAGGGCATCCTGTACGTCGCCAAGCATCTGGCCCAGCCGGGCCGGGAGGGCAGCCGTACGGACATGCTCGATGAGCTCACCGAGCTGATCGAGGCGGCGGGCGGCCGCACCCTCGGCCTCTTCTCCTCCATGCGCGCCGCCCAGGCCGCCGCGGAGGAGCTGCGCGGCCGGCTGGATCTGCCGATCCTCCTCCAGGGCGAGGAGACCCTCGGCGAGCTGATCCGCACCTTCGCCGAGGACGCCCGTACCTGCCTGTTCGGCACGCTGTCCCTCTGGCAGGGCGTCGATGTGCCGGGGGCGAACTGCCAGCTGGTGGTGATGGACCGGGTGCCGTTCCCGCGTCCGGACGATCCGCTGATGAGCGCCCGGCAGAAGGCCGTGGAGGAGGCCGGCGGCAATGGCTTCATGGCGGTCGCGGCGACTCATGCGGCCCTGCTGATGGCCCAGGGCGCCGGCCGTCTGGTCCGCGCCACCGGCGACCGCGGGGTGGTCGCCGTTCTCGACCCCAGGGTGGAGCGGGCCCGCTACGGTTCCTTCCTCCGCAAGTCGATGCCCGAGTTCTGGTACACCACCGACCGCAACCAGGTCCGCCGCTCCCTGGCCGCCATCGACGCAGCAGCAAAGACCCCACAGGCCGACGCCTAG
- the lexA gene encoding transcriptional repressor LexA, with translation MTTTADSATITAQSHSQSRFEHPQKAQRPMDDATLDSEEQKPPRALPGRPPGIRADSSGLTDRQRRVIEVIRDSVQRRGYPPSMREIGQAVGLSSTSSVAHQLMALERKGFLRRDPHRPRAYEVRGSDQTSTAATETAGKPAASYVPLVGRIAAGGPILAEESVEDVFPLPRQLVGDGELFVLKVVGDSMIEAAICDGDWVTVRRQPVAENGDIVAAMLDGEATVKRFKREDGHVWLLPHNSAYQPIPGDEATILGKVVAVLRRV, from the coding sequence GTGACCACCACCGCAGACAGCGCGACCATCACCGCACAAAGCCACTCCCAGAGCCGGTTCGAGCACCCGCAGAAGGCACAGCGGCCGATGGACGACGCCACGTTGGACTCCGAAGAGCAAAAGCCCCCCCGCGCCCTGCCCGGCCGGCCCCCAGGGATCCGCGCCGACAGCTCGGGGCTCACCGACCGCCAGCGCCGGGTGATCGAGGTGATCCGCGATTCCGTGCAGCGGCGCGGCTACCCGCCGTCCATGCGCGAGATCGGCCAGGCCGTCGGCCTGTCCAGCACCTCGTCCGTCGCCCACCAGCTCATGGCGCTCGAACGCAAGGGCTTCCTGCGGCGCGACCCGCACCGCCCCCGGGCGTACGAGGTCCGCGGCTCGGACCAGACCAGCACCGCCGCGACGGAGACCGCGGGCAAGCCCGCCGCGTCCTATGTCCCGCTGGTCGGCCGGATCGCCGCCGGTGGCCCGATCCTCGCCGAGGAGTCGGTCGAGGACGTCTTCCCGCTCCCCCGCCAGCTCGTCGGCGACGGCGAACTATTCGTGCTGAAGGTCGTCGGCGACTCCATGATCGAGGCCGCCATCTGCGACGGCGACTGGGTCACGGTCCGCCGCCAGCCGGTCGCCGAGAACGGTGACATCGTCGCCGCGATGCTGGACGGCGAAGCCACCGTCAAGCGCTTCAAGCGCGAGGACGGCCATGTGTGGCTGCTGCCGCACAACTCCGCGTACCAGCCGATCCCCGGCGACGAGGCGACCATCCTCGGCAAGGTGGTGGCGGTACTGCGCCGCGTCTGA
- the nrdR gene encoding transcriptional regulator NrdR — protein MHCPFCRHPDSRVVDSRTTDDGTAIRRRRQCPDCSRRFTTIETASLMVIKRSGVTEPFSRNKVIAGVRKACQGRPVTEDALAKLGQRVEEAVRATGSAELSTHDVGLAILGPLQELDLVAYLRFASVYRAFDSLDDFEAAIAELREQREQGPPGQECGTEGEAGGPAVPVPATAAD, from the coding sequence ATGCACTGCCCCTTCTGTAGGCACCCGGACAGCCGGGTCGTCGACAGCCGCACCACCGATGACGGGACGGCGATCCGTCGGCGCCGCCAGTGCCCCGACTGCTCCCGCCGTTTCACGACCATCGAAACGGCGTCACTGATGGTGATCAAGCGGAGCGGGGTCACCGAGCCCTTCAGCCGCAACAAGGTCATCGCGGGAGTGCGCAAGGCGTGCCAGGGCCGGCCGGTCACCGAGGACGCCCTCGCCAAGCTCGGCCAGCGGGTCGAGGAGGCGGTGCGCGCCACCGGCAGTGCCGAGCTGTCCACCCATGACGTCGGGCTCGCCATACTGGGGCCGTTGCAGGAACTCGACCTGGTCGCGTACCTGCGCTTCGCCTCCGTCTACCGGGCCTTCGACTCGCTTGACGACTTCGAGGCGGCCATCGCCGAGCTGCGGGAGCAGCGCGAGCAGGGGCCGCCCGGGCAGGAATGCGGGACCGAGGGGGAGGCCGGCGGCCCGGCCGTCCCCGTGCCCGCCACCGCCGCCGACTGA
- a CDS encoding vitamin B12-dependent ribonucleotide reductase, with amino-acid sequence MTETTSGPARGSRAKGSKASKGLRIERIHTTPGVHPYDEVEWASRDVVMTNWRDGSVNFEQRGVEFPDFWSVNAVNIVTSKYFRGAVGSPTRESSLKQLIDRVVKTYRKSGEENGYFASPADAEIFEHELAYALLHQVFSFNSPVWFNVGTQQPQQVSACFILSVDDSMESILDWYKEEGMIFKGGSGAGLNLSRIRSSKELLSSGGNASGPVSFMRGADASAGTIKSGGATRRAAKMVVLDVDHPDVEAFIETKVKEEEKVRALRDAGFDMDLGGDDITSVQYQNANNSVRVNDEFMKAVEGGSKFGLRGRMTGEVIEEIDAKGLFRKMAEAAWACADPGIQYDDTINHWHTSPESGRITASNPCSEYMHLDNSSCNLASLNLLKFLRDDDLGNQSFDAERFAKVVELVITAMDISICFADFPTEKIGETTRAYRQLGIGYANLGALLMATGHAYDSDGGRALAGAITSLMTGTSYRRSAELAAVVGPYDGYARNADAHKRVMKQHSDANGSAVRMDDLDTPVWAAATEAWQDVLRLGEKNGFRNAQASVLAPTGTIGLMMDCDTTGVEPDLALVKFKKLVGGGSMQIVNNTVPKALKRLGYQPEQIEAIVAHIADHGNVLDAPALKAEHYEVFDCAMGARSISAMGHVRMMAAAQPFLSGAISKTVNVPETATVEEIEDVYFQGWKLGLKALAIYRDNCKVGQPLSAKKKEEEKKAEPVAEKKVVEYRPVRKRLPKGRPGITTSFTVGGAEGYMTANSYPDDGLGEVFLKMSKQGSTLAGMMDAFSIAVSVGLQYGVPLETYVSKFTNMRFEPAGMTDDPDVRMAQSIVDYIFRRLALDFLPFETRSALGIHSVEERTRHLETGSYEPSDDEVDVEGLAQSAPRQTESVNESTPAAKIVEEAAAPAPKQAHTNAELVEMQLGINADAPLCFSCGTKMQRAGSCYLCEGCGSTSGCS; translated from the coding sequence ATGACAGAGACGACGAGCGGCCCGGCACGAGGCTCCCGCGCCAAGGGCAGCAAGGCGAGCAAGGGTCTGCGTATCGAGCGCATCCACACCACACCCGGCGTGCATCCGTACGACGAGGTGGAGTGGGCGTCTCGTGACGTCGTCATGACCAACTGGCGCGACGGCTCGGTGAACTTCGAGCAGCGTGGCGTCGAGTTCCCCGACTTCTGGTCGGTGAACGCGGTCAACATCGTCACGAGCAAGTACTTCCGTGGCGCGGTGGGTTCCCCGACCCGTGAGTCGAGCCTCAAGCAGCTCATCGACCGAGTGGTCAAGACGTACCGGAAGAGCGGCGAGGAGAACGGTTACTTCGCCTCCCCGGCGGACGCCGAGATCTTTGAGCACGAGCTGGCGTACGCCCTGCTCCACCAGGTCTTCAGCTTCAACTCGCCGGTGTGGTTCAACGTCGGCACCCAGCAGCCGCAGCAGGTCAGCGCCTGCTTCATCCTCTCCGTCGACGACTCCATGGAGTCGATCCTCGACTGGTACAAGGAAGAGGGGATGATCTTCAAGGGCGGCTCCGGTGCCGGTCTGAACCTCTCCCGTATCCGCTCCTCCAAGGAGCTGCTCTCCTCCGGTGGCAACGCCTCCGGCCCGGTCTCCTTCATGCGCGGCGCCGACGCGTCCGCCGGAACGATCAAGTCGGGCGGCGCCACCCGCCGTGCGGCCAAGATGGTCGTCCTGGATGTCGACCACCCGGACGTCGAGGCCTTCATCGAGACCAAGGTGAAGGAGGAGGAGAAGGTCCGCGCGCTGCGCGACGCGGGCTTCGACATGGACCTGGGCGGCGACGACATCACGTCCGTCCAGTACCAGAACGCCAACAACTCGGTCCGGGTGAACGACGAGTTCATGAAGGCCGTCGAGGGCGGCTCGAAGTTCGGGCTGCGCGGCCGGATGACCGGTGAGGTCATCGAGGAGATCGACGCCAAGGGGCTCTTCCGCAAGATGGCGGAGGCGGCCTGGGCGTGCGCCGACCCCGGCATCCAGTACGACGACACCATCAACCACTGGCACACCTCGCCGGAGTCGGGCCGGATCACCGCGTCCAACCCGTGCAGCGAGTACATGCACCTGGACAACTCCTCGTGCAACCTCGCCTCGCTCAACCTCCTGAAGTTCCTGCGCGACGACGACCTGGGCAACCAGTCCTTCGACGCCGAGCGCTTCGCCAAGGTCGTCGAGCTGGTCATCACCGCGATGGACATCTCCATCTGCTTCGCCGACTTCCCGACCGAGAAGATCGGCGAGACCACCCGCGCCTACCGCCAGCTGGGCATCGGCTACGCCAACCTCGGCGCCCTGCTGATGGCCACCGGCCACGCCTACGACTCCGACGGCGGCCGCGCGCTGGCCGGTGCCATCACCTCCCTGATGACGGGCACCTCCTACCGGCGCTCGGCCGAACTGGCCGCGGTCGTCGGCCCGTACGACGGCTACGCCCGTAACGCCGACGCCCACAAGCGCGTCATGAAGCAGCACTCGGACGCCAACGGCAGCGCCGTGCGCATGGACGACCTGGACACCCCGGTGTGGGCCGCGGCGACCGAGGCCTGGCAGGACGTGCTGCGGCTCGGCGAGAAGAACGGCTTCCGCAACGCCCAGGCGTCGGTGCTCGCGCCGACCGGCACCATCGGCCTGATGATGGACTGCGACACCACGGGAGTCGAGCCGGACCTGGCGCTGGTCAAGTTCAAGAAGCTGGTCGGCGGCGGCTCCATGCAGATCGTGAACAACACGGTCCCCAAGGCGCTCAAGCGGCTCGGCTACCAGCCCGAGCAGATCGAGGCGATCGTCGCCCACATCGCCGACCACGGCAATGTCCTCGACGCCCCGGCCCTGAAGGCCGAGCACTACGAGGTCTTCGACTGCGCCATGGGCGCGCGCTCGATCTCCGCCATGGGCCATGTGCGCATGATGGCGGCCGCGCAGCCCTTCCTCTCCGGTGCGATCTCCAAGACGGTCAACGTCCCGGAGACGGCCACCGTCGAGGAGATCGAGGACGTCTACTTCCAGGGCTGGAAGCTCGGCCTGAAGGCGCTGGCGATCTACCGCGACAACTGCAAGGTCGGCCAGCCTCTTTCCGCCAAGAAGAAGGAGGAGGAGAAGAAGGCCGAGCCGGTCGCCGAGAAGAAGGTCGTCGAGTACCGCCCGGTGCGCAAGCGCCTCCCCAAGGGCCGTCCCGGCATCACCACCTCCTTCACGGTCGGCGGCGCCGAGGGCTACATGACCGCCAACTCCTACCCGGACGACGGTCTCGGTGAGGTCTTCCTGAAGATGTCCAAGCAGGGCTCGACCCTCGCGGGCATGATGGACGCCTTCTCCATCGCGGTGTCGGTGGGCCTCCAGTACGGCGTGCCGCTGGAGACCTACGTCTCGAAGTTCACCAACATGCGCTTCGAGCCGGCCGGTATGACGGACGACCCGGACGTGCGGATGGCCCAGTCGATCGTCGACTACATCTTCCGTCGCCTGGCGCTGGACTTCCTGCCGTTCGAGACCCGCTCGGCGCTCGGCATCCACTCCGTGGAGGAGCGCACGCGCCACCTGGAGACCGGTTCGTACGAGCCGTCCGATGACGAGGTCGACGTCGAGGGCCTGGCCCAGTCGGCGCCGCGCCAGACGGAGTCGGTGAACGAGTCCACCCCGGCGGCGAAGATCGTCGAGGAGGCCGCCGCCCCGGCCCCCAAGCAGGCGCACACCAACGCCGAACTCGTCGAGATGCAGCTGGGCATCAACGCCGATGCCCCCCTGTGCTTCTCCTGCGGGACGAAGATGCAGCGGGCCGGCAGCTGCTACCTGTGCGAGGGCTGCGGATCGACCAGCGGTTGCAGCTGA
- a CDS encoding MFS transporter produces MAVAVVLLALQRSGSAGQGAFVLTAWMAPHVIAAPLVGTLVSRMRRPRLCYLGALGGFAVAIAVLATSVVRAPAPVTLAVALVGGSFGPVVSGGLSSLITGLLPAGGPRERAYALDAAVYNAASVAGPAVAGLAAAEASPGAAMLLLAGAAATAAALATGLSYGRAQPAAADNAPAGTLRADLAAGLAAVWRIRALRALTAGTCLAFVGVGGLTTTTVLLAGHRGHPGAGGILMTAFALGALAGSLAVARWRPPLSDPRLATFALCGTGVALAAAALPVSPTATTALFVLAGLCDGPLLTATLRLRAAHAPPPVRAQVFTLGAGLKITAAACGATLVGAAATLPPPLLLLGIAAVHLAAALLYTLVRPREEGPGGAACPRAPLPDAQVLP; encoded by the coding sequence ATGGCCGTGGCGGTGGTGCTGCTGGCCTTGCAGCGCTCCGGGAGCGCGGGGCAGGGCGCGTTCGTCCTCACCGCCTGGATGGCGCCGCACGTGATCGCCGCTCCCCTGGTCGGCACCCTCGTCTCCCGTATGCGGCGTCCCCGGCTCTGCTACCTCGGCGCCCTGGGCGGATTTGCCGTAGCCATCGCCGTGCTGGCGACGAGTGTGGTGCGGGCGCCCGCACCGGTAACCCTCGCCGTCGCCCTGGTCGGCGGCAGTTTCGGGCCGGTGGTCTCCGGAGGACTGTCCAGCCTGATCACCGGGTTGCTGCCGGCGGGCGGACCGCGTGAGCGTGCCTACGCACTGGATGCGGCGGTCTACAACGCCGCGTCGGTGGCGGGTCCCGCCGTGGCCGGCCTCGCGGCCGCGGAGGCGTCGCCCGGCGCGGCGATGCTGTTGCTCGCCGGGGCGGCGGCCACCGCGGCGGCACTGGCCACCGGACTGTCGTACGGGCGCGCCCAACCAGCCGCGGCGGACAACGCCCCCGCCGGCACGCTGCGCGCCGATCTGGCCGCGGGCCTGGCGGCCGTCTGGCGCATCCGCGCGCTGCGCGCCCTCACCGCGGGCACCTGTCTGGCCTTCGTCGGCGTGGGCGGCTTGACCACCACCACGGTGCTGCTCGCCGGCCACCGGGGGCACCCCGGGGCGGGCGGCATCCTGATGACCGCGTTCGCGCTGGGTGCGCTCGCCGGTTCGCTGGCCGTGGCCCGATGGCGACCGCCGCTGTCCGATCCGCGCCTGGCCACCTTTGCCCTGTGCGGCACCGGTGTCGCGCTCGCCGCCGCCGCGCTCCCGGTGTCGCCGACGGCCACCACGGCGCTGTTCGTCCTCGCCGGGCTGTGCGACGGTCCGCTGCTGACCGCGACCCTGCGCCTGCGGGCCGCGCACGCCCCGCCGCCGGTCCGTGCGCAGGTCTTCACCCTGGGGGCGGGCCTCAAGATCACGGCAGCGGCCTGCGGAGCCACCCTCGTCGGTGCGGCCGCCACACTGCCGCCGCCCCTGTTGCTGCTCGGGATCGCCGCCGTCCACCTGGCCGCGGCGCTCCTCTACACCCTGGTCCGTCCCCGGGAGGAGGGCCCCGGCGGCGCGGCATGCCCACGGGCCCCGCTGCCGGACGCCCAGGTCCTCCCGTAG
- a CDS encoding CGNR zinc finger domain-containing protein, with protein MKDETLPRRGFRPAERLIELANAVRADPGLPRGALAELLARHGESPEDLTEQAFSPDDAVRLRAAAARLAALLAESDTDLAAHAINALLAECGARPHLSRHGGHAWHLHVDRGDDADWADWFLASGALALAQILTTYGRAPWGECASARCGTLYLGTGPGSARRYCSTACATRERVAAHRRRKRAGD; from the coding sequence GTGAAGGATGAGACGCTGCCGCGGCGCGGCTTTCGGCCCGCTGAGCGGCTGATCGAGCTGGCGAACGCGGTGCGTGCGGACCCCGGTCTTCCGCGGGGCGCACTGGCCGAGCTGCTCGCGCGCCATGGGGAGAGCCCGGAAGACCTTACGGAGCAGGCGTTTTCGCCGGACGATGCCGTGCGCCTGCGGGCGGCCGCCGCCCGGCTGGCCGCGCTCCTGGCCGAGTCCGATACGGACCTGGCCGCCCACGCCATCAATGCGCTGCTGGCGGAGTGCGGCGCCCGTCCGCACCTGTCACGGCACGGCGGGCACGCCTGGCATCTCCATGTCGACCGTGGTGACGACGCCGACTGGGCGGACTGGTTCCTGGCGTCCGGTGCCCTGGCGCTGGCCCAGATTCTCACCACATACGGCCGGGCCCCCTGGGGGGAGTGCGCGTCCGCCCGCTGCGGCACGCTCTATCTGGGCACCGGCCCCGGGAGCGCCCGCCGTTACTGCTCGACGGCCTGTGCCACGCGGGAGCGGGTGGCGGCGCACCGCCGCCGCAAACGGGCGGGCGACTGA
- a CDS encoding TerD family protein, which yields MSTLSKGIEKVEVTLKWDPSPLGTPDNDLDIVAATYTADAPHGEPAYLVHFDSRSPDGTITLNRDSRTGQGFGFDEIMTLELDRLAETYTRVIVGVAIQQAEGRKVFGDIANTAVRIREGYTDLTEHDFTEVAGATAATVAEFTRDEGGQWRFRSGLRGFDTDPHAFTSEMGR from the coding sequence GTGAGCACGCTCAGCAAAGGAATCGAGAAGGTCGAGGTAACGCTCAAGTGGGACCCGAGCCCCCTCGGGACGCCGGACAATGATCTCGACATCGTCGCGGCCACCTATACGGCCGACGCGCCGCACGGCGAGCCCGCCTATCTGGTGCACTTCGACAGCCGGTCGCCGGACGGGACCATCACCCTCAACCGGGACAGCAGGACCGGCCAGGGGTTCGGCTTCGACGAGATCATGACGCTGGAGCTGGACCGGCTGGCCGAGACCTACACCCGGGTGATCGTGGGGGTGGCCATCCAGCAGGCCGAGGGCCGCAAGGTCTTCGGCGATATCGCGAACACCGCCGTCCGGATCCGCGAGGGGTACACCGATCTGACGGAGCACGACTTCACCGAGGTCGCGGGGGCAACTGCGGCGACGGTCGCCGAATTCACCCGGGACGAGGGAGGGCAGTGGCGCTTCCGCTCGGGCCTCCGGGGGTTCGACACCGACCCCCACGCGTTCACCTCGGAAATGGGCCGCTGA
- a CDS encoding TetR/AcrR family transcriptional regulator gives MPKQVDHESRRRQIAEAVCQLADESGLEGVTLRDVAARAQVSMGAVQRCFRTKEEMLVFALGHIGERVTARVSARLAASPAQSARTALGHATTEVSLLQEEHRAEARVWLAFVAQAAVSPPLAGILRTNYADLQTVFAGLIAEASDTPGPDRAARTLLALADGLTTHVLIGHLSPAEALDVLDGQLNSLWDERTS, from the coding sequence ATGCCCAAACAGGTCGACCACGAGAGCCGGCGCCGCCAGATCGCCGAGGCGGTGTGCCAACTCGCCGACGAGAGCGGCCTGGAGGGCGTCACGCTCCGCGATGTGGCGGCCCGCGCGCAGGTCTCCATGGGCGCCGTCCAGCGCTGCTTCCGCACCAAGGAGGAGATGCTGGTCTTCGCGCTCGGCCACATCGGCGAACGGGTCACCGCCCGGGTCTCGGCCCGGCTGGCCGCCTCGCCCGCCCAGTCGGCCCGCACGGCGCTGGGGCACGCCACGACGGAGGTGTCACTCCTCCAGGAGGAACATCGCGCCGAGGCGCGGGTCTGGCTGGCCTTCGTGGCGCAGGCCGCCGTCAGTCCGCCCCTGGCCGGAATTCTGCGTACCAACTACGCCGATCTACAGACGGTGTTCGCAGGGCTGATCGCCGAGGCCTCCGACACCCCCGGCCCGGACCGCGCGGCCCGCACCCTCCTCGCCCTGGCCGACGGCCTCACCACCCATGTCCTGATCGGCCACCTCTCCCCCGCCGAGGCGCTGGACGTACTGGACGGTCAGCTCAACAGCCTCTGGGACGAACGGACAAGCTGA
- a CDS encoding amidase — translation MRDALWKMTARAQAAAVRTGEVSAVELVEAHLERIAEVNPAVNAVTQLLAERARGEAAEVDRGRAAGVELGPLAGVPFTVKETTAIEGVPTTYGVEHFRDFVAHSDAPPVARLRAAGGIPVGHSNMPTLILAGIHTRSELFGDTVNPWSAAVTPGGSSGGDGAAVASGMAPLGLGNDSGGSVRIPASFCGVAGLQPTYGRFAADHRIGPDDPSLAAQFLVVDGPLARTVDDLRLAYEVLAGADPRDPRAVPVPPYGAPPGRRLKVAMVADPGGGGVHPAVRRAVESAADALREAGYEVREVADVPRLDDALDVYARMTLTEFATTWPAVKPLLGEGGHRYVEWGMARSAPVELPEYLRLTGVRLGIQRDWAAFLDEYPLVLGPVFTDPPFAPGEELRDEESHRRVQHAMRLCTATSFVGVPAVAVPTGVADGLPYGVQLIGRSYREDLCLAAAEAVERRLGVRTPIDPRP, via the coding sequence ATGCGCGACGCGCTGTGGAAGATGACGGCCCGCGCCCAGGCGGCGGCGGTACGCACCGGTGAGGTGTCGGCGGTGGAGCTGGTCGAGGCGCATCTGGAGCGGATCGCCGAGGTCAACCCGGCCGTCAATGCCGTCACCCAGCTGCTCGCCGAACGGGCGCGGGGCGAGGCGGCGGAGGTCGACCGCGGGCGGGCGGCGGGTGTGGAGCTGGGGCCGCTGGCCGGGGTGCCGTTCACCGTCAAGGAGACCACGGCCATCGAAGGGGTGCCCACGACCTACGGCGTGGAGCACTTCCGTGACTTTGTCGCGCACTCCGATGCGCCCCCGGTGGCGCGTCTGCGCGCGGCGGGCGGTATCCCCGTGGGGCACAGCAACATGCCGACGCTCATCCTGGCCGGCATCCATACCCGCAGTGAGTTGTTCGGCGACACCGTGAACCCCTGGAGTGCCGCGGTCACTCCGGGCGGCAGTAGTGGCGGCGACGGCGCGGCCGTGGCGAGCGGCATGGCCCCGCTCGGACTCGGCAACGACTCCGGGGGCTCGGTCCGCATACCCGCGTCCTTCTGTGGCGTCGCGGGTCTGCAGCCGACCTACGGGCGGTTCGCCGCCGATCACCGCATCGGCCCGGACGACCCCTCCCTCGCCGCCCAGTTCCTCGTGGTCGACGGCCCGCTGGCCCGTACGGTCGATGATCTGCGGCTCGCGTACGAGGTGCTGGCCGGGGCCGATCCGCGCGACCCGCGGGCTGTGCCGGTGCCGCCCTATGGGGCGCCGCCGGGGCGTCGCCTCAAGGTGGCGATGGTGGCTGATCCCGGAGGTGGCGGGGTGCATCCCGCGGTGCGCCGGGCCGTGGAGAGCGCGGCGGACGCACTGCGGGAGGCGGGGTACGAGGTGCGCGAAGTGGCGGACGTACCGCGGCTGGACGACGCCCTCGACGTCTACGCCCGGATGACGCTCACGGAGTTCGCCACCACCTGGCCCGCCGTCAAACCGCTGCTCGGGGAGGGCGGCCATCGCTATGTCGAGTGGGGGATGGCGAGGTCGGCGCCCGTGGAGCTGCCGGAGTATCTGCGGCTGACCGGGGTGCGGCTGGGCATCCAGCGGGACTGGGCGGCCTTTCTGGACGAGTATCCGCTGGTCCTGGGGCCGGTGTTCACCGATCCGCCGTTCGCTCCGGGGGAGGAGCTACGGGACGAGGAGAGCCATCGGCGGGTGCAGCACGCGATGCGGCTGTGCACCGCGACCAGCTTCGTCGGGGTGCCCGCGGTGGCCGTCCCCACCGGGGTGGCGGACGGGCTCCCGTACGGAGTGCAACTGATCGGGCGCTCCTACCGGGAGGACCTGTGCCTGGCGGCGGCCGAGGCCGTGGAGCGGCGGCTCGGTGTCCGCACGCCCATCGATCCGCGCCCGTAA